In Betta splendens chromosome 19, fBetSpl5.4, whole genome shotgun sequence, the following proteins share a genomic window:
- the si:dkey-94f20.4 gene encoding LOW QUALITY PROTEIN: synembryn-A (The sequence of the model RefSeq protein was modified relative to this genomic sequence to represent the inferred CDS: inserted 2 bases in 1 codon) translates to MDVDLEGIIRCIKQGDENGVQTRLQEFNKEFAQCFFFDAEERERRKQRKLEEFRKNKVRELVDSDSDCDECEQQDRGLILRQNLAVVLLRFIRTGPASRLLRGCLRALRILSRDKKVLGPMVTDSALLTLAHLAGLTAGGAGAEAADPDSDFYDNIIASLAEAKVWRRRADEGQGDGDDAAAGPTEGPPAFEEDAGSDRTSINEMHHRALERGRKDRRESKMEGEEGEGEEGXGEEALRKEALKVLCNVVYNSTWAQERFRALSLLSGLAERLSSAASGSPSSSAQFYELRLAFLVTALQPELSAQLEQARGVSVLTAVLERCLEVQWKERHECRLDPAAPPISLDASQRITEALKILFNITCSSHRQEPSEDAAALYRRLAAILRLCLMRKCTLPEDTDELQGHAVNLLSALPLQCLDVLLAASAGPDSEQWRGVNMDCVRTLLAFMERRLESGDRMKVKLTPILNLLTESCRAHRETRQYIRKRILPPLRDVSQRPEDGTTVKNRLIRLMTHLDTDLKHCAADFIFVLCKENVRRFVKYTGYGNAAGLLATRGLLGGQGLRTPNSDVRYSSDSDSDTEEYLRAKDRINLVTGRVEAEQPDPMEGMTEEEKEEEAQRLIVLFNKLSRDNIIQPMGVDSEGKLVPMMGLRANFLAEEGKSESENDGEEEGEGN, encoded by the exons ATGGACGTGGACCTGGAGGGGATTATCCGGTGCATCAAGCAGGGGGACGAGAACGGTGTTCAGACGCGGCTGCAGGAGTTCAACAAGGAG TTCGCCCAGTGCTTCTTCTTCgatgcagaggagagggagcggaggAAG CAAAGAAAACTGGAAGAG TTCAGGAAGAATAAGGTCCGGGAGTTGGTGGACTCGGACTCGGACTGTGATGAGTGTGAGCAGCAGGACCGGGGCCTCATCCTCAGACAG AACTTAGCCGTGGTTCTGCTGAGGTTCATAAGAACCGGGCCTGCATCCCGCCTGCTCCGAGGATGCCTGCGCGCCCTGAGGATCCTGTCCAGGGACAAGAAGGTTCTGGGCCCGATGGTGACCGACAGCGCTCTGCTGACTCTGGCCCACTTAGCCGGGCTGAcggcgggcggcgccggcgccgaggccgcCGACCCCGACTCGGATTTCTACGACAACATCATTGCGTCTCTGGCTGAGGCCAAAGTGTGGCGGCGCCGCGCCGACGAGGGCCAGGGGGACGGCGACGATGCCGCCGCCGGGCCGACCGAGGGCCCCCCCGCCTTTGAGGAGGACGCCGGGAGCGACAGGACCAGCATCAACGAAATGCACCACCGAGCGCTGGAGCGGGGACGGAAGGACCGCAGGGAGAGCAagatggagggggaggagggggagggggaggaggg gggggaggaggcccTGAGGAAAGAGGCCCTGAAGGTGCTGTGCAACGTGGTGTACAACAGCACCTGGGCCCAGGAGCGGTTCCGGGCTCTCAG CCTCCTGTCGGGTCTCGCGGAGCGCCTGTCCTCCGCCGCCAGCGGCTCCCCGTCCTCCAGCGCTCAGTTCTACGAGCTGCGCCTCGCGTTCCTCGTCACCGCCCTGCAGCCCGAGCTCAGCgcgcagctggagcag gCGCGAGGCGTGTCCGTCCTCACCGCCGTGTTGGAGCGCTGCCTGGAGGTCCAGTGGAAGGAGCGGCACGAGTGCAGGCTGGACCCGGCGGCACCGCCCATCTCCCTGGATGCCTCGCAGCGAATCACGGAGGCCCTCAAAATCCTCTTtaacatcacctgcagcagccacaggcagGAGCCGAGCGAG GATGCGGCGGCGCTTTACCGCCGCCTGGCGGCCATCCTGCGTCTCTGCCTCATGAGAAAGTGCACGTTGCCTGAAGACACCGACGAGCTGCAGGG ACACGCGGTCAACCTGCTGTCCGCGCTGCCGCTCCAGTGCCTCGACGTGCTGCTCGCCGCGTCCGCGGGGCCCGACTCGGAGCAGTGGCGCGGGGTCAACATGGACTGCGTCCGCACGCTGCTCGCGTTCATGGAGCGGCGCCTCGAGTCG GGCGACCGGATGAAAGTGAAGCTGACGCCGATCCTCAACCTGCTGACGGAGAGCTGCAGAGCCCACCGAGAAACGCGCCAGTACATCCGGAAGCGT ATCCTGCCTCCTCTGAGGGACGTGTCGCAGAGGCCGGAGGACGGCACCACCGTGAAGAACCGCCTGATCCGCCTCATGACTCACCTGGACACGGACCTCAAACACTGCGCAGCCGATTTCATCTTCGTCCTGTGCAAGGAAAACG TGAGGCGCTTTGTCAAGTACACGGGCTACGGCAACGCGGCGGGTCTGCTGGCTACCAGGGGCCTGCTGGGGGGCCAGGGGCTGCGGACCCCCAACTCCGACGTGCGCTACTCCAGCGACTCGGACTCGGACACCGAGGAGTACCTGCGGGCGAAGGACCGCATCAACCTGGTGACGGGGCGCGTGGAGGCGGAGCAGCCCGACCCCATGGAGGGcatgacggaggaggagaaggaggaggaggcccagaggCTGATCGTGCTCTTCAA
- the LOC114846319 gene encoding transient receptor potential cation channel subfamily M member 4-like, translated as MRATGGEGEEGDAPNKAEKDQSWMPKVFKRRLCTTFVEDPSDGQRCQCGRLKREHAAVALGDYFSAAIVNNWNSGQHSSEYPTDAYGELQFAGASKRHSYFVRLSCDTAPSVVYNLLTGKWGLPLPNLVVSVVGGEAKTKMKTWVREILRQGLVKASQSTGAWIITAGMREGVGKCVGEAVRDHATAASLSKVVALGVAPWGLVHNRDQLVNAQGSFPAKYTLDTSKESCCLDNNYQAFLLVDDGTVGRAGGETGFRAKLEYYISQQRTGIWGTGSIDIPVLCMLISGEASLLKRVELSLKNSIPWLVLAGSGGVADFLSDVLETFSSTPAAQAFSDGADGAACPSVDLKDRMAERVRHHFPSEVETEKLVERALSIYQNRYFITVYHGEQDGPNDFDTVLLKALVAASKQRAAGDANPYMDELKLAVTWNRVDIAKSELFNGDIHWKYNDLEESMTDALINDKPQFVRLFAENGLSVLHYLTYGRLEQLYRSVDEGTLLYQLLQRSLVERLGTAPSSQQLPPVMTAEEEMRGLDAEVTLFEVSRVLELLMGDVCHRYYYDALGLQPHVSQRKALKSAREARYLDYRHKRCPSPWASLFIWAALQNRSEMATYFWEMAGEPVLSALSGCKLLRELSKLEDEADTKQSMKDLAQKFETLAHDIFSRCYRSNETHSFTLLIRKSTIWSGATCLQMGMGADARLFFSHDGVQSLLSQIWWGSMKRNTEVWKLLVTFFCPILCYTNFISFRNYTDPYQEEEEEEAKPDEDQPRPNYNVYGTTVYSFSELKRTEAEDADSLMMTDVQGSPPRPPQRPFIVSRWRQFWFAPITSFLGNVLMYFLFLLLFAYVLLVDFQGPPPDGPSTSEFVLYFWVFTIVCEEIRETFFMGALTWRQSMRMYIQDVWNKCDLTAITLFIVGVIFRMFEYSHEFGRDILCVDYMVFTLRLIHIFAIHKHLGPKIIILGKMMKDVFFFLFFLGVWQMAYGVANQALVYSYDPNLDRIFRRVFYRPYLHIFGQIPVEEIDVGKEWDKECTTNKTLIWEGEEPCRTELSNWLVVILLVIYLLATNIVLINLLIAMFSYTFNEVQANSDIHWKFQRYSLIVQYHSRPSLAPPFIILSHLNLFIKRIIRKVPSIKIYDFVLQVTGKTANRLMTWETIQKEDFLSAQTKIQRSSDSERLKRVSVKVDDVLKHVTESRAVDRRLRALETEMEYCSNALSWIVESLAQSSSVKPARPPPTRQDAFAAPSSSS; from the exons ATGCGAGCGACGGGgggcgagggggaggagggggacgcgCCGAACAAAGCCGAGAAGGACCAG AGCTGGATGCCCAAAGTCTTCAAGAGGCGACTGTGCACCACGTTTGTGGAGGACCCCAG CGACGGCCAGCGGTGCCAGTGCGGCCGCCTGAAGCGCGAGCACGCCGCCGTGGCCCTCGGCGACTACTTCAGCGCCGCCATCGTGAACAACTGGAACAGCGGCCAGCACTCGTCCGAGTACCCGACGGACGCCTATGGGGAGCTGCAGTTCGCGGGAGCCAGCAAGCGCCACAGCTAC TTCGTCCGTCTGTCGTGCGACACCGCGCCGTCGGTCGTCTACAACCTCTTGACCGGCAAGTGGGGCCTGCCTCTGCCCAACCTGGTGGTGTCGGTGGTGGGGGGGGAGGCCAAGACCAAGATGAAGACCTGGGTGCGGGAGATTCTCAGGCAGGGGCTCGTGAAGGCCTCACAAAGCACAG GGGCGTGGATCATAACCGCGGGCATGCGGGAAGGCGTCGGCAAGTGCGTGGGAGAAGCGGTGCGGGACCACGCCACCGCCGCCTCCCTCAGCAAGGTGGTGGCGCTGGGCGTCGCCCCCTGGGGCCTGGTGCACAACCGGGATCAGCTGGTCAACGCTCAG GGCAGCTTTCCAGCCAAGTACACTCTGGACACGTCCAAGGAGTCCTGCTGCCTGGACAACAACTACCAGGCCTTCCTGCTGGTCGACGACGGCACCGTGGGCCGCGCGGGAGGAGAGACCGGGTTCAGGGCCAAGCTCGAGTACTACATCTCCCAGCAGCGCACGGGAATATGGg GCACGGGCAGCATTGACATCCCTGTGCTGTGTATGCTGATCTCTGGGGAGGCCAGTCTGCTGAAG AGAGTGGAGCTGTCCCTGAAGAACTCCATCCCCTGGCTGGTCCTCGCCGGCTCGGGGGGCGTGGCCGACTTCCTCAGCGACGTGCTGGAGACCTTCTCGTCCACGCCGGCGGCCCAGGCCTTCAGCGACGGCGCCGACGGCGCCGCCTGTCCCAGCGTGGACCTGAAGGACCGGATGGCGGAGCGGGTCAGGCATCACTTCCCCTCTGAGGTGGAAACGGAGAAACTAGTGGAGCGG GCGTTGAGCATCTACCAGAACCGATACTTCATCACCGTCTACCACGGCGAGCAGGACGGCCCCAACGACTTTGACACCGTGCTGCTCAAAGCGCTGGTGGCAG CCAGTAAACAGCGGGCGGCGGGTGACGCCAACCCGTACATGGACGAACTGAAGCTGGCTGTGACGTGGAACCGGGTGGACATCGCCAAGAGCGAGCTCTTCAACGGAGACATCCactggaag TACAATGACTTGGAGGAGTCCATGACCGACGCCCTGATCAACGACAAGCCTCAGTTCGTGCGTCTCTTCGCCGAGAACGGCCTCAGCGTCCTGCACTACCTCACCTACGGGCGTCTGGAGCAGCTGTACCGCTCGGTGGACGAGGGCACGCTGCTgtaccagctgctgcagcgctccctGGTGGAGCGGCTGGGAACCGCGCCCAGTAGCCAGCAGCTCCCCCCGGTGAtgacggcggaggaggagatgaggggcCTCGACGCCGAGGTCACGCTGTTTGAG GTGTCCAgggtcctggagctgctgatgggTGACGTCTGCCATCGCTATTACTACGACGCCTTAGGATTACAGCCTCATGTCTCCCAGAGGAAGGCTTTGAAG TCCGCCCGGGAGGCTCGTTATCTCGATTATCGCCACAAGCGCTGCCCGTCGCCCTGGGCCTCGCTCTTCATCTGGGCTGCCCTGCAGAACCGAAGCGAGATGGCGACGTACTTCTGGGAGATG GCAGGGGAGCCCGTGCTGAGCGCCCTGAGCGGCTGCAAGCTCCTGAGGGAGCTGTCCAagctggaggacgaggccgACACCAAGCAGTCAATGAAGGACCTGGCCCAGAAGTTTGAGACGCTGGCGCACG ACATCTTCAGCCGCTGCTACCGGAGCAACGAGACTCACTCGTTCACCCTGCTGATTAGGAAGTCCACCATTTGGAGCGGCGCCACCTGCCTGCAGATGGGAATGGGTGCCGACGCGCGGCTCTTCTTCAGCCATGACGGCGTGCAG TCGCTGTTGTCCCAGATCTGGTGGGGGTCCATGAAGAGGAACACGGAGGTGTGGAAGCTCCTGGTGACCTTCTTCTGTCCCATCCTCTGCTACACGaacttcatctccttcag GAACTACACGGACCCCTatcaagaggaggaggaagaggaggcgaaGCCTGACGAAGATCAGCCGCGGCCCAACTACAACGTCTACGGCACCACAGTCTACTCGTTCTCGGAGCTCAAGCGAAC TGAAGCTGAAGACGCGGACAGTCTGATGATGACAGACGTCCAAG GCTCACCTCCCAGGCCGCCCCAGCGTCCCTTCATAGTCTCACGATGGCGCCAGTTCTGGTTCGCGCCCATCACCTCGTTTTTGGGCAACGTCTTGATgtacttcctcttcctgctgctgttcgCCTACGTGCTTTTGGTGGACTTCCAGGGCCCGCCGCCCGACGGCCCGTCCACCAGCGAGTTTGTGCTGTACTTCTGGGTGTTCACCATCGTGTGTGAAGAGATCCGGGAG ACCTTCTTCATGGGGGCGCTGACGTGGCGTCAGAGCATGAGAATGTACATTCAGGACGTGTGGAACAAGTGTGACCTCACCGCCATCACACTCTTCATTGTAGGCGTGATCTTCAG GATGTTTGAGTACTCGCATGAGTTCGGTCGGGACATCCTGTGTGTGGATTACATGGTCTTCACCCTCCGGCTCATTCACATCTTCGCCATCCACAAGCATCTGGGACCAAAGATCATTATTCTGGGCAAGATG ATGAAGGAcgtgttcttcttcctcttcttcctgggGGTGTGGCAGATGGCATACGGAGTAGCCAATCAGGCTTTAGTTTACTCCTACGACCCTAACTTGGACCGCATCTTCCGACGGGTCTTTTACAGGCCGTACTTACACATCTTTGGGCAGATCCCAGTGGAGGAGATTGATG TGGGGAAGGAGTGGGACAAGGAGTGCACCACCAACAAGACGCTGATCTGGGAAGGTGAGGAGCCGTGCAGGACGGAGCTCAGCAACTGGCTGGTGGTGATTCTCCTCGTTATCTATCTGCTGGCGACCAACATCGTGCTCATCAACCTGCTCATCGCCATGTTTAG CTACACCTTCAATGAGGTCCAGGCCAACAGTGACATCCACTGGAAGTTCCAGCGCTACAGCCTGATTGTTCAGTATCACTCCCGTCCGTCCCTGGCGCCACCGTTCATCATCTTGTCTCACCTCAACCTCTTCATCAAGAGGATCATCCGCAAGGTGCCCTCCATCAAGATCTACGACTTCG TGTTGCAGGTGACGGGGAAAACGGCCAACAGGCTGATGACGTGGGAAACCATCCAGAaggaggacttcctgtctgCGCAGACCAAAATCCAGAGGAGCAGCGATTCTGAGAGGCTCAAGCGCGTGTCCGTCAA GGTGGACGACGTGCTCAAACACGTGACTGAAAGCAGAGCCGTTGACCGCAGACTGAGGGCCCTGGAAACGGAG ATGGAGTATTGCTCAAATGCTCTCAGCTGGATAGTGGAAAGTTTGGCTCAAAGCAGCTCAGTGAAACCTGCTCGGCCTCCGCCCACAAGACAAG ATGCGTTCGCCGCTCCTTCCAGTTCCAGCTGA